One window of the Actinomyces wuliandei genome contains the following:
- the nuoE gene encoding NADH-quinone oxidoreductase subunit NuoE, with the protein MSTTETANDAAGAGAAVPQVPAGASGQEADLAVTASALGYSPEVLARLDADIAEIIARYPVGHERSALIPMLHLIQSVDGYVSPAGIALCADRLALTRSEVSAVATFYSQFRRHPAGRYHVGVCTNALCAVMGGDEVWQAVTDHTGLGSDETSEDGTISLERLECNAACDYAPVVMVNWEFFDRQTPASAVALVEALERGEDVTPTRGPETVPTFRENERLLAGFEDGRAQEGPGVGQPSLQGLGLARSQGWTAPRETSEEDSK; encoded by the coding sequence ATGAGCACCACCGAGACCGCCAACGACGCCGCAGGAGCAGGCGCGGCCGTGCCACAGGTCCCCGCCGGGGCCAGCGGCCAGGAGGCTGACCTCGCCGTCACCGCCTCTGCCCTGGGATACTCGCCCGAGGTCCTGGCCCGGCTCGACGCCGACATCGCCGAGATCATCGCGCGCTACCCGGTCGGCCACGAGCGCAGTGCGCTCATCCCCATGCTCCACCTCATCCAGAGCGTGGACGGCTACGTCTCCCCGGCGGGCATCGCGTTGTGCGCGGACCGCCTGGCCCTCACCCGCTCCGAGGTCAGCGCGGTGGCCACCTTCTACAGCCAGTTCCGCCGCCACCCGGCGGGCCGGTACCACGTGGGGGTGTGCACCAACGCCCTGTGTGCCGTCATGGGCGGGGACGAGGTCTGGCAGGCCGTGACGGACCACACCGGGCTGGGCAGCGACGAGACCAGCGAGGACGGCACCATCAGCCTGGAGCGGCTGGAGTGCAACGCTGCCTGCGACTACGCCCCCGTGGTCATGGTCAACTGGGAGTTCTTCGACCGCCAGACCCCTGCCAGCGCGGTGGCCCTGGTGGAGGCCCTGGAGCGGGGAGAGGACGTGACCCCCACGCGCGGCCCCGAGACGGTGCCGACCTTCCGGGAGAACGAGCGGTTGCTGGCAGGCTTCGAGGACGGCCGGGCGCAGGAGGGGCCGGGGGTGGGGCAGCCCTCCCTCCAGGGCCTGGGACTTGCCCGCAGCCAGGGGTGGACAGCCCCCCGGGAGACCAGTGAGGAGGACAGCAAGTGA
- the nuoF gene encoding NADH-quinone oxidoreductase subunit NuoF translates to MSDASATTPGGASEVGYTAAGTLTPVLTDLWDVEQSWTLETYRAHGGYQGLERALTMSAEELVELVKESGLRGRGGAGFPTGLKWSFLPPPDGGPRYLVVNADESEPGTCKDIPTLMANPQALVEGVAITSRAIGCDHAFVYLRGEVSHVYRRLLAAVREAAEAGLLETGFGLDGHQPLRITAHAGAGAYICGEETALLDSLEGRRGHPRLKPPFPAVAGLYARPTVVNNVETIASVPGILARGARWYSAMGTEKSKGHGIFSVSGHVVRPGQYEAPFGITMRELIELSGGVRPGHELKFWVPGGSSTPIFGPEELDVPLDYESVVGAGSMLGTRALQVFDDTVSVVRVVTRWTEFYQHESCGKCTPCREGTYWMRQIMLRLEAGRGLPGDVDKLEDIAGNIAGRSFCALGDASATPVLSGIARFRTEFEAGYTTPASELFPYAASSTFESAR, encoded by the coding sequence GTGAGCGACGCGTCTGCCACCACCCCCGGAGGAGCCTCCGAGGTCGGCTACACCGCTGCGGGCACCCTGACCCCGGTGCTCACCGACCTGTGGGACGTCGAGCAGTCCTGGACCCTGGAGACCTATCGGGCCCACGGCGGCTACCAGGGCCTGGAGCGGGCGCTGACCATGTCCGCAGAGGAGCTGGTGGAGCTGGTCAAGGAGTCCGGCCTGCGCGGGCGCGGAGGCGCGGGGTTCCCCACCGGGCTGAAGTGGTCCTTCCTGCCCCCGCCTGACGGCGGCCCCCGCTACCTGGTCGTCAACGCCGACGAGTCCGAGCCAGGGACCTGCAAGGACATCCCGACCCTCATGGCCAACCCCCAGGCGCTGGTAGAGGGAGTGGCCATCACCTCGCGCGCCATCGGCTGCGACCACGCCTTCGTCTACCTGCGCGGGGAGGTCTCCCACGTCTACCGCCGCCTCCTGGCTGCGGTGCGCGAGGCCGCCGAGGCGGGGCTGCTGGAGACGGGCTTTGGGCTGGACGGGCACCAGCCCCTGCGCATCACCGCCCACGCGGGCGCGGGAGCCTACATCTGTGGTGAGGAGACCGCCCTGCTGGACTCCCTGGAGGGACGTCGGGGCCACCCCCGCCTCAAGCCTCCCTTCCCGGCGGTGGCGGGCCTGTACGCCAGGCCCACAGTGGTCAACAACGTGGAGACCATCGCCTCCGTCCCGGGGATCCTGGCCCGGGGAGCCCGGTGGTACTCAGCCATGGGCACGGAGAAGTCCAAGGGACATGGGATCTTCTCCGTCTCCGGGCACGTCGTCCGTCCCGGCCAGTACGAGGCCCCCTTCGGCATCACCATGCGCGAGCTCATCGAGCTCTCCGGCGGTGTCCGCCCCGGCCACGAGCTGAAGTTCTGGGTCCCGGGAGGGTCCTCGACCCCGATCTTCGGCCCGGAGGAGCTCGACGTCCCCCTGGACTACGAGTCCGTTGTCGGTGCCGGCTCCATGCTGGGTACCCGGGCGCTCCAGGTCTTTGACGACACCGTCTCCGTGGTGCGCGTGGTGACCCGTTGGACCGAGTTCTACCAGCACGAGTCCTGCGGCAAGTGCACGCCCTGTCGCGAGGGCACCTACTGGATGCGCCAGATCATGCTGCGCCTGGAGGCGGGGAGGGGTCTGCCCGGGGACGTGGACAAGCTGGAGGACATCGCGGGCAACATCGCCGGGCGCTCCTTCTGCGCCCTGGGCGACGCCTCAGCCACTCCGGTCCTGTCCGGTATCGCGAGGTTCCGCACGGAGTTCGAGGCGGGGTACACCACCCCTGCCAGCGAGCTCTTCCCCTACGCGGCCTCCTCCACCTTCGAAAGCGCACGGTGA
- a CDS encoding NADH-quinone oxidoreductase subunit G, with the protein MTQTTATTPASEPAVEMVSMTIDGVPVTVEKGTLLIRAAEKVGVRIPRFCDHPLLAPSASCRQCLVEVAMPGRDGVVRPMPKPQPSCAMTAMEGMEVSTQATSAVAAKAQAGTMEFLLVNHPLDCPVCDKGGECPLQNQALELMASGAQSATRFTDVKRTFPKPLRLTSNILLDRDRCILCQRCVRFADQIPGDPFVALQGRGGGHPPVDMDGRAEHSGGLYSEQIGRFDTQVLDFHDPCHAEQPGSTGQADQQTIRGAHGLAGDGSATGPGGDPAVAGGLAAGPGLGRGAEELDVSGRPFASYFSGNIIQICPVGALTSARYRFRARPMDLVSTDSVTEHDASGSAIRVDMRRGVVLRRLAGEDPEVNEEWITDKDRFAFPWSSQEDRLSVPLVREEETGELVPTSWSDALDVAARGLSQAVADGGVGLLPGARLTLEDGWAWSRFARAVLGTNDIDQRVRHHSAEEESFLAARVAGTGLGAVTYRSLETAGQVLLVALEPEDECGALFLRLRKGARSGGVAVATVATSLTRGTRKLDATVVLSAPGQEARVVEGLAASHPGLVEALSAEGATILVGERAAAVPGLLAAVDALARATGARLAWVPRRSGERGGVEAGLLPGLLPGGRPVDDAAARAQVEQAWGLGQGHHLPSAPGRDTSAILSALEDGSLKGAVVGGVDLRDLPDPGLAATGLGGAGFLVQLEVRRTEVSRYADVVLPVAPAVEKNGTFVNWEGRVRPFGQAHVSRARTDRQVLGMLAAEMGSDLHVDSLEAVHATYAGLGLWDGARPGAITVPGTQGRPGDGSPRSSSPSSAPAAVDAADRAAGSASGDVVPGSGLPAVLATHKPMLDAGRLLVGEPFLAATAMRPVARLGADLAAGLGVVGGEPVTVSTMAGAITLPAVVGGVAEGSVWLPECSAGSVVHQTLAAGHGSYVSVSTSAEVPR; encoded by the coding sequence ATGACCCAGACGACTGCGACCACGCCTGCCAGCGAGCCCGCCGTCGAGATGGTCTCGATGACCATCGACGGGGTGCCCGTGACCGTGGAGAAGGGCACGCTGCTGATCCGGGCGGCGGAGAAGGTGGGGGTGCGTATCCCCCGGTTCTGCGACCACCCGCTGCTGGCCCCCTCCGCCAGCTGCCGTCAGTGCCTGGTGGAGGTGGCCATGCCCGGGCGCGACGGAGTCGTGCGCCCCATGCCCAAGCCCCAGCCCTCCTGTGCCATGACGGCCATGGAGGGGATGGAGGTCTCCACCCAGGCCACCAGCGCGGTCGCTGCGAAGGCCCAGGCCGGGACCATGGAGTTCCTCCTGGTCAACCACCCCCTGGACTGCCCCGTGTGCGACAAGGGCGGGGAGTGCCCCCTGCAGAACCAGGCCCTGGAGCTCATGGCCTCGGGTGCCCAGTCAGCCACCCGCTTTACTGACGTCAAGCGGACCTTTCCCAAGCCTCTGCGCCTGACCAGCAACATCCTGCTGGACCGGGACCGCTGCATCCTGTGCCAGCGCTGCGTGCGTTTCGCCGACCAGATCCCCGGCGACCCTTTTGTCGCGCTGCAAGGGCGTGGTGGCGGGCACCCGCCCGTGGACATGGACGGCCGTGCCGAGCACTCCGGGGGACTGTACTCCGAGCAGATCGGCCGCTTCGACACCCAGGTGCTCGACTTCCACGACCCCTGCCACGCAGAGCAGCCGGGGAGCACCGGCCAGGCGGACCAGCAGACCATCCGCGGTGCGCACGGGCTGGCCGGGGACGGCTCCGCCACGGGGCCCGGGGGAGACCCCGCCGTGGCCGGCGGCCTGGCCGCAGGTCCCGGGCTCGGTCGCGGCGCTGAGGAGCTGGACGTCTCCGGTCGTCCCTTCGCGTCCTACTTCTCAGGCAACATCATCCAGATCTGCCCTGTCGGCGCGCTGACCAGCGCCCGCTACCGGTTCCGTGCCCGGCCCATGGACCTGGTCTCCACCGACTCGGTGACCGAGCACGACGCCTCCGGTTCTGCCATCCGGGTGGACATGCGTCGCGGGGTGGTGCTGCGGCGCCTGGCAGGTGAGGATCCCGAGGTCAACGAGGAGTGGATCACCGACAAGGACCGCTTCGCCTTCCCCTGGTCCTCCCAGGAGGACCGTCTCAGCGTCCCGCTGGTGCGCGAGGAGGAGACCGGCGAGCTGGTCCCCACCTCCTGGTCCGACGCCCTGGACGTGGCTGCCCGCGGCCTGTCCCAGGCCGTGGCCGACGGCGGTGTCGGGCTCCTGCCCGGGGCGCGCCTGACCCTGGAGGACGGCTGGGCCTGGTCCCGTTTCGCCCGCGCCGTCCTGGGGACCAACGACATTGACCAGCGCGTGCGCCACCACAGTGCCGAGGAGGAGTCCTTCCTGGCTGCCCGGGTGGCAGGCACCGGCCTGGGCGCGGTGACCTACCGGTCCCTGGAGACGGCCGGGCAGGTGCTTCTGGTGGCGCTGGAGCCCGAGGACGAGTGCGGTGCCCTGTTCCTGCGACTACGCAAGGGAGCACGCTCCGGAGGCGTCGCGGTGGCGACGGTGGCGACCAGCCTGACCAGGGGGACCCGTAAGCTGGACGCCACCGTGGTCCTCAGCGCTCCCGGGCAGGAGGCCCGGGTGGTGGAGGGCCTGGCTGCAAGCCACCCAGGGCTGGTGGAGGCGCTGTCGGCCGAGGGCGCCACGATCCTGGTGGGGGAGCGGGCCGCTGCGGTGCCGGGCCTGCTGGCAGCCGTGGACGCCCTGGCCAGGGCCACCGGCGCCCGGCTGGCCTGGGTGCCACGTCGTTCCGGCGAACGTGGTGGCGTGGAGGCAGGCTTGCTGCCAGGACTGCTGCCCGGAGGCAGGCCCGTGGACGACGCTGCTGCCCGGGCACAGGTGGAGCAGGCGTGGGGCCTGGGACAGGGGCACCACCTCCCCTCCGCACCGGGACGTGACACCAGTGCCATCCTGTCCGCCCTGGAGGACGGCAGCCTCAAGGGCGCTGTCGTCGGTGGCGTGGACCTGCGAGACCTCCCCGACCCCGGCCTGGCGGCCACGGGCCTGGGTGGCGCGGGCTTCCTGGTCCAGCTGGAGGTGCGCCGCACCGAGGTCAGCAGGTACGCCGACGTCGTCCTCCCCGTCGCACCGGCCGTGGAGAAGAACGGGACCTTTGTCAACTGGGAGGGCCGGGTGCGTCCCTTCGGCCAGGCCCACGTCTCCCGCGCGCGCACCGACCGCCAGGTGCTGGGCATGCTGGCTGCGGAGATGGGCTCGGACCTGCACGTGGACAGCCTGGAGGCTGTCCACGCCACCTACGCCGGGCTGGGGCTGTGGGACGGGGCACGCCCGGGTGCCATCACCGTCCCTGGAACCCAGGGGCGGCCCGGGGACGGCAGCCCCCGCTCCTCGTCACCGTCGTCGGCTCCTGCTGCTGTGGACGCTGCGGACCGGGCCGCAGGCTCTGCCTCAGGGGACGTGGTGCCAGGCAGCGGCCTGCCTGCGGTGCTGGCCACTCACAAGCCCATGCTGGACGCCGGGCGCCTCCTGGTGGGCGAGCCCTTCCTGGCTGCCACCGCCATGCGCCCAGTGGCACGCCTGGGAGCAGACCTTGCTGCCGGGCTGGGGGTGGTCGGTGGTGAGCCCGTCACGGTCTCTACGATGGCGGGGGCGATCACGCTGCCGGCTGTCGTGGGTGGTGTGGCTGAGGGCTCCGTGTGGCTGCCGGAGTGCTCAGCAGGCTCTGTCGTGCACCAGACCCTGGCGGCAGGGCACGGTTCCTACGTGAGCGTCTCAACCAGTGCGGAGGTCCCCAGGTGA
- the nuoH gene encoding NADH-quinone oxidoreductase subunit NuoH, whose protein sequence is MTTTQILATATQPGAGGVAADFSQETWWLTLIKAVFVVAFLIVSVLMVLWVERRGLGRMQTRLGPNVNGPFGLLQAVADAGKLILKEDFWLRGAERAVYLLAPVIAALSAFMVYAVIPFGPQVSILGHSTPLQLTDFPASVLYILAITAFGVYGIILGGWSAHSTYPLFGAVRSAAQVISYELSMSLSILTVFLVSGTMSTSGIVSAQERVWWAVAMLPSFVIYVISMVGEVNRLPFDLPEAEGELVAGHMVEYSSMKFAWYFLAEYINMFNVSAVCVTLFLGGWRSVLLASFWEGANSGWWPMLWFVAKVWVVMFLMVWTRGTLVRIRYDQFMRLGWKVLIPVSLVWFVLVAVVQAYRTFSGASVQSLLLVLAAVFLVAMVVLFLLPDDQGEQDDGVEEPQLLGARTGDDGDLAEVTVPGEEHLAFAGGYPVPPLPGQHLPPSPRARRGGERGQDSHLPSHRSSQDAAALPASTTNLAADAQEGPDD, encoded by the coding sequence GTGACTACGACCCAGATCCTCGCGACTGCGACCCAGCCGGGTGCCGGGGGCGTGGCCGCCGACTTCTCCCAGGAGACCTGGTGGCTCACCCTCATCAAGGCAGTCTTCGTCGTCGCCTTCCTCATCGTCAGCGTCCTCATGGTCTTGTGGGTGGAGCGGCGCGGGCTCGGCCGGATGCAGACCCGGCTGGGTCCTAACGTCAACGGCCCCTTCGGGCTGCTCCAGGCGGTCGCTGACGCGGGCAAGCTGATCCTGAAGGAGGACTTCTGGCTGCGGGGGGCTGAGAGGGCCGTCTACCTCCTGGCCCCCGTCATCGCCGCGCTCAGTGCCTTCATGGTCTACGCGGTCATCCCCTTCGGACCTCAGGTGAGCATCCTCGGCCACAGCACCCCCCTGCAGCTGACCGACTTCCCCGCCTCCGTCCTCTACATCCTGGCTATCACCGCCTTCGGGGTCTACGGCATCATCCTGGGAGGATGGTCTGCCCACTCCACCTACCCCCTGTTCGGGGCCGTGCGCAGTGCCGCCCAGGTGATCTCCTACGAGCTAAGCATGAGCCTGTCCATCCTCACCGTCTTCCTGGTCTCGGGGACGATGTCCACCTCCGGCATCGTCTCCGCGCAGGAGAGGGTCTGGTGGGCGGTAGCCATGCTCCCCAGCTTCGTCATCTACGTGATCTCGATGGTCGGAGAGGTCAACCGTCTTCCGTTTGACCTGCCGGAGGCGGAGGGTGAGCTCGTGGCCGGGCACATGGTGGAGTACTCCTCCATGAAGTTCGCCTGGTACTTCCTGGCGGAGTACATCAACATGTTCAACGTCTCGGCGGTGTGCGTCACCCTGTTCCTGGGAGGCTGGAGGTCGGTGCTCCTGGCCAGCTTCTGGGAGGGGGCCAACAGCGGGTGGTGGCCCATGCTCTGGTTCGTTGCCAAGGTGTGGGTGGTCATGTTCCTCATGGTCTGGACCCGGGGGACCCTGGTGCGCATCCGCTACGACCAGTTCATGAGGCTGGGCTGGAAGGTCCTCATCCCGGTGTCCCTGGTCTGGTTCGTGCTCGTGGCCGTTGTCCAGGCCTACCGCACCTTCTCCGGTGCCTCGGTGCAGTCGCTGCTGCTGGTGCTCGCTGCGGTCTTCCTCGTGGCCATGGTGGTCCTCTTCCTCCTGCCCGACGACCAGGGGGAGCAGGACGACGGGGTTGAGGAGCCGCAGCTCCTCGGTGCGCGTACCGGGGACGACGGCGACCTGGCCGAGGTGACCGTCCCCGGGGAGGAGCACCTGGCCTTTGCCGGCGGCTACCCGGTGCCGCCCCTTCCCGGCCAGCACCTTCCGCCCTCTCCGCGCGCCCGGCGTGGCGGGGAGCGGGGGCAGGACAGCCACCTCCCCTCGCACCGATCCTCCCAGGACGCGGCGGCACTGCCGGCGTCCACCACCAACCTCGCGGCTGACGCCCAGGAGGGACCTGATGACTGA
- the nuoI gene encoding NADH-quinone oxidoreductase subunit NuoI — protein sequence MTDQPTASRGTSGPRPQGGSDHDQWRRDAPSLLAQVFAPVAGYGVTISSMFRPVVTEQYPREPAQVMPRFHGRHRLNRYDDGLEKCIGCELCAWACPADAIYVEAASNEPGAQYSPGERYGRVYQINYLRCIFCGMCIEACPTRALTMSTDFDELVGPTRTGLIYDKDDLLVPVPAGAVAPPHPMVEGTEDGDYYRGAVTGPTQAQIDWVRQARPQDSTLSTARPVAGDGHGSPGNEPVREAV from the coding sequence ATGACTGACCAGCCTACCGCCTCCCGCGGCACCTCCGGTCCGCGGCCCCAGGGCGGCTCCGACCACGACCAGTGGCGGCGTGACGCCCCCTCCCTCCTGGCGCAGGTCTTTGCACCTGTCGCCGGGTACGGGGTCACGATCTCCTCCATGTTCCGCCCCGTCGTCACGGAGCAGTACCCCCGTGAGCCTGCTCAGGTCATGCCCCGCTTCCACGGACGCCACCGGCTCAACCGCTATGACGACGGCCTGGAGAAGTGCATCGGCTGCGAGCTGTGCGCCTGGGCCTGCCCGGCCGACGCCATCTACGTGGAGGCGGCCTCCAACGAGCCGGGCGCGCAGTACTCGCCGGGGGAACGCTACGGGCGCGTCTACCAGATCAACTACCTGCGCTGCATCTTCTGCGGCATGTGTATCGAGGCCTGCCCGACGCGCGCCCTGACCATGTCCACCGACTTCGACGAGCTTGTCGGCCCCACGCGCACCGGCCTCATCTACGACAAGGACGACCTTCTGGTCCCCGTGCCCGCCGGTGCCGTGGCGCCGCCGCACCCGATGGTGGAGGGGACTGAGGACGGCGACTACTACCGGGGCGCGGTCACCGGTCCCACTCAGGCGCAGATCGACTGGGTGAGACAGGCCCGTCCGCAGGACTCCACCCTGTCCACCGCCCGCCCGGTCGCCGGTGACGGCCATGGCAGCCCTGGCAACGAGCCTGTCCGGGAGGCCGTGTGA
- a CDS encoding NADH-quinone oxidoreductase subunit J has translation MSLLPLSVSVLVAAVPSAVSTSSSTLPHTVAAAVPTALSEAGTLSVGESILLAVVALVTVACGLGVLTARRAVVAAINMIGIMISLAVLYIANEAPFLGMTQVVVYTGAVMTLVLFVIMLVGVGGEEPVAGAGGSYQLPLIGLLGLGLATLLAAVLHRSPLPAAAGLQGGEASTPDRIAEVLLGDHVVTMELTGTLLVVAAVGALTLTHRQRVRARRGQAETAGEKMRAYAATGAHPGQKPVPGVYASTNTVAAPALGADGHEVAESVPRVLRARGQGMELSEVSPEMGAAQRAGEVLERQAGSRSTGTDAGDGSVHGSAVGRSGMPSMPGQAAPVVDQPVAPSSALRDTSQSPALGQGAAEGAEGTEEDTEEKEKGDQ, from the coding sequence ATGAGCCTGCTGCCCCTCTCCGTCTCGGTCCTGGTGGCTGCCGTGCCGTCTGCGGTCTCCACTTCCTCCTCCACGCTGCCTCACACCGTCGCGGCTGCGGTGCCCACTGCCCTGAGCGAGGCTGGCACCCTCTCAGTGGGGGAGAGCATCCTGCTTGCCGTGGTTGCCCTGGTCACGGTGGCGTGCGGCCTGGGGGTGCTCACCGCCAGGCGTGCCGTGGTGGCTGCGATCAACATGATCGGCATCATGATCTCCCTGGCCGTTCTCTACATCGCCAACGAGGCGCCCTTCCTGGGCATGACCCAGGTGGTGGTCTACACCGGGGCGGTCATGACCCTGGTCCTGTTCGTCATCATGCTGGTGGGCGTGGGCGGGGAGGAGCCCGTGGCGGGTGCCGGGGGCTCCTACCAGCTGCCCCTCATCGGCCTGCTGGGCCTGGGGCTGGCGACCCTCCTGGCTGCCGTCCTGCACCGCTCCCCCCTCCCGGCCGCGGCGGGCCTGCAGGGTGGGGAGGCCTCCACGCCGGACCGGATCGCCGAGGTCCTCCTTGGGGACCACGTGGTGACCATGGAGCTGACGGGCACGCTCCTGGTCGTCGCTGCCGTGGGTGCCTTGACGCTGACGCACCGCCAGCGGGTCCGTGCCCGGCGCGGCCAGGCGGAGACGGCCGGGGAGAAGATGCGGGCCTACGCCGCTACCGGGGCGCACCCCGGGCAGAAGCCGGTCCCGGGCGTCTACGCCTCGACCAACACCGTGGCCGCCCCGGCGCTGGGCGCTGACGGCCACGAGGTGGCTGAGTCCGTGCCCCGCGTCCTGCGCGCCCGTGGTCAGGGCATGGAGCTGTCCGAGGTCTCTCCCGAGATGGGGGCGGCCCAGCGCGCGGGAGAGGTCCTTGAGCGCCAGGCCGGCTCCCGGTCCACGGGGACGGACGCTGGAGACGGCTCCGTCCACGGCTCGGCGGTGGGCCGGTCCGGGATGCCCTCCATGCCCGGCCAGGCCGCGCCCGTCGTCGACCAGCCGGTGGCACCCTCATCCGCGCTGCGTGACACCTCGCAGAGCCCGGCACTTGGGCAGGGGGCGGCCGAGGGCGCGGAGGGCACTGAGGAGGACACCGAGGAGAAGGAGAAGGGGGACCAGTGA
- the nuoK gene encoding NADH-quinone oxidoreductase subunit NuoK, with protein sequence MTLPIAAYIVLACVLFTLGALTVLLRRNAIIELMGVELMLNAVNLVLVTFSRLHGDLTGQVFAFFVMVVAAAEVVVGLSIVVSIFRTRRSTSVDDVNLLKS encoded by the coding sequence GTGACTCTTCCTATCGCTGCCTACATCGTCCTGGCCTGCGTCCTGTTCACCCTGGGCGCGCTGACCGTGCTGCTGCGGCGCAACGCGATCATCGAGCTCATGGGCGTGGAGCTCATGCTCAACGCCGTCAACCTCGTCCTGGTGACCTTCTCCCGTCTTCACGGCGACCTCACCGGCCAGGTCTTCGCCTTCTTCGTCATGGTCGTGGCTGCGGCGGAGGTCGTGGTGGGCCTGAGCATCGTCGTGTCCATCTTCCGTACCCGCAGGTCCACGTCGGTTGACGACGTCAACCTGCTCAAGAGCTGA
- the nuoL gene encoding NADH-quinone oxidoreductase subunit L — MTVATGIASAVSVAASVPVSPRALTPASPVLAADTVAVAQPATGLAGLSWLLVAVPAASAAVLLLAGRRSDSWGHWLGLLASLASACLGLGVLAQILALPPQERVLSVSLWHWFSSADLSVDVGLRVDPLSLTFVVLVTCVGFLIHLYSVAYMGHDRDRRRFFAYLNLFVAAMLTLVLGDSYIVVFVGWEGVGLASYLLIGFWNTAEADAPRAQREKAVDNAVAAKKAFVMNRVGDLGLLLAMMALVSQVGSVAFDTVLPAAARGEVSSGWLTAIGLFLLLAACGKSAQFPLQAWLGDAMAGPTPVSALIHAATMVTAGVYLMVRSGPVLEGAPQVQVAVAAVGALTLVLGAVIGCAKDDMKKVLAASTMSQIGYMMLGAGLGPVGYAVAVFHLLTHGFFKAQLFLGAGSVMHAMGDQVDMRRFGALYRVMRVTWVTMGIGWLAILGVPPFSGFWSKDRIIEAAFTGEGAQPWVLGTVALLGAGLTAFYMSRLFFMIFHGKARWTTSSDLEGEVHPHESGWLMTLPLIVLSLFSLGLGGLLSQGEAFTTWLEPVTGHVDHSAHEPVLPVTVIMGGTLALVLLGALAAWAMYARREVPTVVQPGSVMVEAARHDMYQDALNEAVAMRPGQGLVAATRAAERYVVDGAVEGAAVTASAAGSLLRRTESGYVRSYAGYMLGGTVLALAAVLASRL; from the coding sequence ATGACTGTTGCGACCGGTATCGCCTCTGCGGTGTCCGTGGCTGCCTCCGTCCCCGTGTCCCCCCGAGCCCTCACCCCGGCCTCCCCGGTGCTGGCAGCGGACACGGTGGCCGTGGCCCAGCCGGCCACCGGCCTGGCCGGGCTGTCCTGGCTCCTTGTCGCTGTGCCGGCGGCCAGCGCTGCGGTGCTCCTGCTGGCGGGGCGGCGCAGCGACTCCTGGGGCCACTGGCTGGGCCTGCTGGCCTCACTGGCGTCTGCCTGCCTGGGACTGGGGGTCCTGGCCCAGATCCTGGCCCTGCCCCCCCAGGAGCGTGTCCTCAGCGTGAGCCTGTGGCACTGGTTCTCCTCCGCAGACCTGTCTGTGGACGTCGGGCTGCGGGTGGACCCCCTGTCCCTGACCTTTGTGGTGCTGGTGACCTGTGTGGGCTTCCTGATCCACCTCTACTCTGTGGCCTACATGGGTCACGACCGCGACCGGCGCCGGTTCTTCGCCTACCTCAACCTGTTCGTCGCCGCGATGCTGACACTGGTGCTCGGCGACAGCTACATCGTCGTGTTCGTCGGCTGGGAGGGTGTGGGCCTGGCCTCCTACCTGCTCATCGGCTTCTGGAACACCGCAGAGGCGGACGCCCCCCGCGCCCAGCGGGAGAAGGCCGTGGACAACGCCGTTGCCGCAAAGAAGGCCTTCGTCATGAACCGTGTCGGTGACCTGGGCCTGCTGCTGGCCATGATGGCCCTGGTGTCACAGGTGGGCTCGGTCGCCTTCGACACCGTCCTGCCCGCTGCGGCCCGTGGGGAGGTCTCCTCCGGGTGGCTGACGGCGATCGGCCTGTTCCTCCTCCTGGCCGCCTGCGGCAAGTCGGCCCAGTTCCCGCTGCAGGCCTGGCTGGGGGACGCCATGGCCGGCCCTACGCCGGTCTCCGCCCTCATCCACGCTGCCACCATGGTCACCGCCGGGGTCTACCTCATGGTTCGCTCCGGACCGGTCCTGGAGGGGGCGCCGCAGGTACAGGTGGCCGTAGCCGCTGTCGGCGCCCTCACCCTGGTGCTGGGTGCCGTCATCGGCTGCGCCAAGGACGACATGAAGAAGGTCCTGGCGGCCTCCACGATGAGCCAGATCGGCTACATGATGCTGGGGGCAGGCCTGGGGCCCGTCGGCTACGCCGTCGCGGTCTTCCACCTGCTGACCCACGGCTTCTTCAAGGCGCAGCTCTTCCTGGGTGCCGGCAGCGTCATGCACGCCATGGGCGACCAGGTGGACATGCGGCGCTTTGGCGCCTTGTACCGGGTCATGCGGGTCACCTGGGTGACCATGGGCATCGGCTGGCTCGCCATCCTGGGGGTTCCTCCCTTCTCAGGCTTCTGGTCCAAGGACAGGATCATTGAGGCCGCCTTTACCGGGGAGGGCGCTCAGCCCTGGGTCCTGGGGACGGTCGCGCTGCTGGGCGCGGGCCTGACCGCCTTCTACATGTCCCGCCTCTTCTTCATGATCTTCCACGGCAAGGCCCGGTGGACCACGAGCAGCGACCTGGAGGGAGAGGTCCACCCACACGAGTCCGGGTGGCTCATGACCCTCCCGCTCATCGTCCTGTCGCTCTTCTCCCTGGGCCTGGGAGGGCTGCTCAGCCAGGGGGAGGCCTTCACCACCTGGCTGGAACCGGTCACCGGGCATGTGGACCACTCGGCCCACGAGCCGGTCCTGCCCGTGACGGTCATCATGGGAGGCACTCTGGCGCTGGTGCTCCTGGGTGCGCTGGCTGCCTGGGCCATGTACGCGCGCCGTGAGGTGCCCACCGTGGTCCAGCCGGGCAGCGTCATGGTGGAGGCGGCACGCCACGACATGTACCAGGACGCCCTCAACGAGGCTGTGGCGATGCGCCCGGGCCAGGGGCTCGTCGCGGCCACGCGGGCCGCCGAGCGCTACGTCGTCGACGGCGCCGTGGAGGGGGCCGCCGTCACCGCCTCAGCCGCAGGAAGCCTTCTCCGGCGCACCGAGTCCGGGTACGTGCGCTCCTACGCCGGGTACATGCTGGGCGGGACCGTCCTTGCCCTGGCCGCCGTCCTGGCAAGCAGGCTCTGA